A window from Zingiber officinale cultivar Zhangliang chromosome 7A, Zo_v1.1, whole genome shotgun sequence encodes these proteins:
- the LOC122002003 gene encoding uncharacterized protein LOC122002003 isoform X2: MNEVLALNGEIAKGLVLALGNGRRQVAKTVCNAILDLSISQAGREQLCKALSVERLLSLFYQEVQVNRVLAVHQGMRKEAVECSKGRPMNESFVALILAAAVTLINSSTEDFLDRIPSELVKRCLPLLQEIWKKSRCPLLHGNGQRCWHIMKNGLPTTIFKLSMNQNLATWNYDKIRVTMFGDAGSEFVTFVSKYWEKSPVLLSEVIKNLEKENGVFRCLINSFNHQSTNDILDSVLMKLVSCQPLASDELDINCFLNENSSLGSPLIYGLDIRVVKAQQVPSESFKKKEVHFFDSSSGILFSEGDYATKCKKAFQDGFTIALRGMEFRFAEIASITRGLADLFGQPSVGANLYITPPGSQGLTFHYDDHCVFVWQLFGQKYWFVSSSPTSILPRLYEPISSLPSIENEKEGGLQMFLNEGDILYIPRGCPHEAHTKNDAYKPQQELCSGLSLHLTLSMEVEPPFAWEGFAHVALHCWHEMQKEASDCIPSMEARRRKVFSVFLLHVAIKLIADDVSIFRKACLIAAKFVEHHADTLRLNQKANFLKIINIIDVSSNFTETFEKTVVQEANDNFLEWMRWLRHLPQRGVEDVKIDFDDPSRMRSELIELSIKGNEEMKDEFFQTKSRFCRSLVYEEACRMFQVMLEKYRRTRNQYMNGMLALHT; encoded by the exons ATCTTTGTTTTATCAGGAAGTTCAGGTTAATCGTGTATTGGCTGTTCATCAAGGTATGAGAAAAGAAGCTGTTGAATGTTCAAAAGGAAGGCCTATGAATGAAAGCTTTGTAGCATTAATCCTTGCTGCAGCTGTAACTCTCATAAATAGTTCTACTGAGGATTTCTTGGATAGGATTCCTAGTGAGCTAGTAAAAAGATGCTTGCCTTTATTGCAAGAAATTTGGAAGAAAAGTCGATGTCCATTGTTACATGGTAATGGACAAAGATGTTGGCACATAATGAAAAATGGTCTCCCTACAACTATTTTTAAACTTTCTATGAACCAAAACCTTGCAACCTGGAATTATGACAAGATTAGGGTAACCATGTTTGGTGATGCAGGCTCTGAGTTTGTTACTTTTGTATCTAAATATTGGGAGAAGTCACCAGTTCTACTAAGTGAGGTGATAAAGAatctggaaaaagaaaatggggTTTTTAGATGTTTGATCAATTCTTTTAATCATCAATCAACTAATGATATCCTTGACTCAGTGTTGATGAAACTAGTTTCCTGCCAGCCTCTTGCTTCAGATGAACTAGACATAAATTGTTTCTTAAATGAGAACAGTTCCTTGGGTTCCCCACTCATATATGGATTAGATATTCGGGTTGTGAAAGCGCAACAAGTACCATCAGAATCCTTCAAAAAGAAAGAAGTACACTTTTTTGACAGTAGTTCAGGCATATTATTTAGTGAAGGTGATTATGCAACCAAATGTAAAAAAGCATTTCAAGATGGTTTTACAATTGCATTACGAGGAATGGAATTTCGGTTTGCTGAAATTGCTTCTATTACTAGAGGGTTAGCAGATTTATTTGGTCAACCATCAGTGGGGGCAAATTTGTACATCACACCACCAGGATCTCAGGGTTTAACTTTCCACTATGATGATCATTGTGTATTTGTGTGGCAACTCTTTGGTCAAAAGTACTGGTTTGTTTCATCTTCTCCAACATCTATTTTACCCAGGTTATATGAACCTATTAGCAGTTTGCCTAGCATAGAGAATGAAAAAGAGGGAGGCTTACAGATGTTTCTCAACGAGGGTGATATTTTATACATCCCTAGAGGTTGTCCTCATGAGGCTCATACAAAAAATGATGCCTATAAACCTCAGCAAGAATTGTGTTCTGGCCTTTCCTTGCATCTTACACTTTCTATGGAGGTTGAGCCACCTTTTGC GTGGGAAGGTTTTGCTCATGTTGCTCTCCATTGCTGGCATGAGATGCAGAAAGAAGCATCAGACTGCATCCCAAGCATGGAAGCCAGGAGAAGAAAAGTCTTTTCTGTATTTCTTTTGCATGTGGCTATCAAGCTTATAGCTGATGATGTTTCTATCTTCAGGAAAGCTTGCTTGATCGCTGCCAAATTTGTAGAGCATCATGCTGATACCCTTAGGTTAAATCAGAAAGCTAactttttaaagataattaataTAATCGACGTTAGCTCCAATTTCACGGAAACATTTGAGAAAACAGTTGTTCAAGAAGCAAATGACAATTTCTTGGAATGGATGAGGTGGCTCCGTCATTTGCCTCAGAGGGGAGTTGAGGATGTAAAAATAGACTTTGATGATCCTTCAAGAATGCGGAGTGAACTCATTGAACTATCTATCAAAGGGAATGAAGAAATGAAGGATGAATTCTTTCAGACTAAATCAAGATTTTGCAGATCTCTTGTTTACGAAGAAGCATGTAGAATGTTTCAGGTAATGCTGGAGAAGTATAGAAGAACAAGGAATCAGTATATGAATGGGATGTTGGCCCTTCATACTtag
- the LOC121999610 gene encoding uncharacterized protein LOC121999610, whose translation MNIGDMEKSWIDSKNRNSEEYRRKVDEFLELAYKDKTEDSRIYCPCCDCKNRYFVSKLDARMHIIVRGFYNKYRVWVYHGETYSSQQTTLSSGGTSDMNTDDNMFRMVQDVFGANNSHDFRLEDDLVGMDEKTKRYMKLLQEAECELYEGCKNFTKLAFIVHLLQLKVLGSWPHNSFTLLLQLLVKAFPHAKLPSSFYEAKKITEDLGFTYHTWDVCPNDCMIFRGEDSKLKECEVCESPRYKPGGKQIAAKQIRYFPLKPRLQKLFLSSEIASLMKWHEKERTDDGVLRHPADSQAWKSFDNKYSSFASDCQQ comes from the exons ATGAACATCGGCGATATGGAAAAAAGTTGGATTGATTCAAAGAATAGGAATTCAGAAGAATATAGAAGAAAAGTTGATGAATTTTTAGAGTTAGCTTACAAAGACAAGACTGAAGATAGCAGAATTTATTGTCCATGTTGTGATTGCAAGAATCGTTATTTTGTCTCTAAGTTAGATGCTAGGATGCATATTATTGTTAGAGGCTTTTATAACAAATATAGAGTTTGGGTTTACCATGGGGAAACTTACAGTTCTCAACAAACAACCTTGTCTTCTGGAGGTACAAGTGATATGAATACAGATGATAATATGTTTAGAATGGTTCAAGATGTTTTTGGTGCCAACAATAGCCATGATTTTAGATTAGAAGATGATTTAGTTGGGATGGATGAAAAAACCAAGCGATATATGAAATTATTGCAAGAAGCTGAGTGTGAATTGTATGAAGGTTGTAAAAATTTCACAAAACTGGCATTCATTGTTCATCTCCTACAACTAAAAGTTCTAGGTAGTTGGCCTCATAATTCCTTCACTCTTTTACTTCAATTGTTGGTAAAAGCCTTTCCTCATGCAAAGTTACCTTCATCCTTTTATGAAGCCAAAAAAATAACTGAAGATCTTGGCTTCACATACCACACTTGGGATGTTTGCCCAAATGACTGTATGATATTTCGTGGTGAAGATAGTAAACTTAAAGAATGTGAAGTATGTGAATCACCTCGATACAAGCCTGGGGGTAAGCAAATTGCTGCAAAGCAAATACGGTATTTTCCATTAAAGCCAAGATTGCAAAAACTTTTCCTGTCATCTGAGATTGCTTCATTAATGAAATGGCATGAAAAAGAAAGAACTGATGATGGTGTCCTGAGACACCCTGCTGATTCTCAAGCTTGGAAGTCTTTTGATAACAAATATTCATCTTTTGCTAGTGATTGTC AACAATGA